ACTCTGCGCCTGGAAGGCCAGGCCACAGAGGCGAGAGATCTGGGGGCTGGACCCGGGGAAACGGAGGAggggccctgcccccaccctgtcTTCTTTCCTCCGCTCGGCCCTGCCGCTTTCCCGGGCAGCGCGGCCTGCAGCAGCAGAAAGGAGAACCTCCATCCCCAAACCCCCATCCTTCCCTGTCCCCTCCAAGCCACAGCACCGACCCTGGCGTCTGGCAGGTACTGCAGGGCCCGGGCGCTCCCGGCCCACCGCTCCTCTCTTCCGGGCGGGCGGCcctcgggggcggggaggggggctggtGAAACTGACCCTTCTCAGCTGCTCCTGTAACTGTTCCCGCACTGACTCGGGGCAGTTATCGAGCTGCGTCTGGAGCTCGGCGTAGAGCGCCTGGCGGGCCTCCAGGTGCCTCCGTCCCGCGGCCAGCTCCGCCCTCTCCTGGTCGCCGGAGGCGGAGGGGGCGGGCACAGGGGAGAAACAGAACACACACTCCTCAACTCCGGCCCTGGGCCgcggcggcgcggggcggggtggggcggggcgcggggcgggcgggcgggagccgagaaggcggggtggggggagcagcAGGATCGGAAGAGGAGACAGCCAAGAGGAGGAGGTGCAGACTGGGGAAGGCAAGGAGCCGGGGTGCGAGACCGGACTCAGGTGCAGGCGACGGCGTCCGAAGCAAGGGTGTGGGTCCGGGCAGAAATGTTGGTCTCTTGGAGTCCCCTGAACTAGAGAGGTTTGGCGAGGGGTGGGTCCTACGAAGAGGCCCTCTGTTTTCTCTCCAAACCGCTCAAAGCCAAAGCTGGTTCCACATCACAAACCTGGAGCCTTcagctcctgcccctccccttctcccacttgCCCAGAGACCAAAATTTAGCCCTGGAAAAAAAGGGTAGAATTGGTGAGGGTTAAATCCAGGGGTTGGGTGTGAATTGCGAGCCGAGGATGTTAAAGCTACGGCAGTGCAGTGGAGGGGACCCCAACCCAACCCCCTTAGCCTCCCCCACTCctgcccagggtgggggtggggtgctggcTCTGCAGCCTGAACTTCAGCAGGATGAGGGTTGCAATTAGTTCGGCCGTCGCCATGGTAATAGGAGCCCCAGGAGTGGGTACAGAGAGGAGGTGGATGGCTCTGTCTGGGGTGAGATGACACCTCTGAGGGCGGGAAGGGGGATGAGGGGAGGGGCTGGTGAGTCACCCCCTCCGAAGGACAGGCAGAGGAGAGACTGTGATCACTGATTCCAAAGCCAGAGTGGGGccatgggctggggctggggctggggctggggctggggctagGGGCTGGGGCTaggggcgggggcggaggcgggggtgtgtgtgtggggcagCTAAGGGAACCTTCTCCATTGCTGCCACCGTGGCTACCAccatctccaacaccaccaccacctcaaaTAACTGGGCCCAGAGAGAAGGCAAAGTCCACACCTCCAGGCAATGCCAGGGCAATGAGAAATGAGGCTAGCAGGTTCCTGCTAAAATGCTGAGCATCACCATGGAGTCCTCCTGTTTCCTCTACCCACCCCTCTGATCCATGAGGTTCCCATCCCCATCCAGAAGAGGGGGACATGATCAGGCCAGTTTCTGAGATCCAAGCACCTCCCCCGGCTTGGACTCAGCCTACGATGCCCTATAGGGAAGAGACCTACCCCTTCTTCCCACCCTCTGGTTAGAGTATCTGCAATTGGGAAGCCCCAGACGAAAACTCAGAAGGGTAGCCACTGGGTGGCAGAGAGCCTCCCTGGCCATGCCACCACCACTGACCTCCTTACCCCTCTGCTCAGGAGGGAAGACAGACGATGGCTGGAACTCAGCCTGCCTTCCTCTGTGCAGGAAACTGCCAACAGGCCATGGAGGCCACACCCTGGCTTTTCCAACTGAGAGGAGGTCTTCAGGCTGAGAGGCTCCTCAGCCAAGCCAGCCTCCCCCAGTCTTGGACCCCTCCTGCCAATGCCCCCTTGAGAAGATTCAGCAGCACCCGCTGTCCATTCCTTTCTGATCAAAACCCTGGGGTCCCACACCAAGAAAGGAAGGAGGCAACATTAGATGGGAGAGGCCAAGGGCACACAGGTGCCCATGGAGTTAGTGCAAAAGCAGGCACGGCTCAGCCCTGCCTGGGTGGGTGGCACTGGCAGTTAGGGGCATGCGGAGAGCCCAGGACAGTGATTAGAGAGGGCGTTAGTGCAGGCCTGGTTGGTAAGCATGGAGTTAATTTGGCACAGAATTTGGGAGTGTGGTTTTGGGGGCCAGAGCCaaagctcaaaaaataaaataattaaaaaaggaTGGGAGGGTCAACGAATTTTTAAGAGCTTCAAAattgaggggcaggaggaagacACTCTCCAAAAAATCCAGAAGGAAAATTAATTCTTGGAAAAATACTGTCAAGTCCAGAAAGTGGTGGCCCCTCTCCACTTCGGAGCTTTTGGCACGTTGTTGGACATCTTGGGAGTGGCTGGCACGGCCCCTGTGGGATGGAGCGGCCCCTGCAGGCTGGCAGGAAATCTGAAAGGGGCAGGGTCAGGAGCTGGGACCCCCTGGGATGGGAGGCTGCAGATCCTGAAGGCTCAGGGGAAGCAGAGACTCGAGGGCCATCTCCCAAAGTTCATGTCCTGAGTCCCAGAGCCCTGCTTGGAGGGGATGTCCTCCAATGTGGGGACTGGACCTGAATCACTCCCCAGCACCGGTCCCCTGAGCAGTGCTCACCACCCAAGAAGGGGCTTCGACACTTCCAAGAAGGGGCACGGAGGGCCCAGAACGGCAGGTACCCAGGCACCCAGAGGGAGAACAGAAACCCAGGCAGAGGAGACCCCACACACCAGCCCAGACCCTGGCAGCACCCTCCACGCTGGTACTTTCCACTGAGGACAAGGCCCCCTGCCCCTGTGGGATGGACAATGAGGTAAGGGGTAAAgagcccctctcctcctctcccaggcCGCTGGCGCCCAGCACGGAGCCAGGCCAAGTTGTGGGTTACCTTGTCCCTCTCCTTCTGGATGCTCGTCTCCAAGGTCACCAGCTTCTCCTGCAGCTGGTCCACCGCCTTCTGCTCTTTCTGCAGCAGCGCCCGCtcagcctccctctccccctgcagCAGCGCCCGCTCCATTTCAGCCTGCAGGCCACAGCAGGGTCCATGTCAAGGCCACTCAGGGCAGCTCAGGCCATGCTTGGGGTGATCACCGAGCCTGGGAGGAGTCCCGCCCAGGGCCCTTGCTCTCACCTCTCGGGCCGActcctgcagctgctgctccagctccTTCACCCGGACTTTGAGCTGCTCTACTCGCCCCAGCACCTGAGCCCGCTCCTCTTCCAGGGCCAGCACCTCTCCCTGGAGCTTGGCGCCGGGGGCATCCTCGTGCTGAAGGGGAGGGGGGCCGTCAGCTTGGGGGAGCCTAGAGCCTCCCAGGACGAGACTAAGAAAATGGATCGCTGTGTCTCAGGACACTGAGAAGGAGCAGCTGGACTGAGAGGAGGAAATTCCCCTCCCTATAAGGAGAGCAACACGGCTCGGCTACAGCGAATAACGACTCAACACTGAGAGCCAGGCCTGGGTGGGGCCCGAGGAAAGGTAGGTCATAAAGCATATTTATGGCTTGGGAGATTCATCAGCACCTGCCACTCTTCCTTGCCTCCTCATTTCTACACCTTGCAGCCCTGGGTGTCCCCGACTTCCGCTACTGCCCCCTCGCAAGGCCTTGGTACCCACCGCATGCCTGCCTCCtcggcccccagcccccagctacAGACCGGCGCTCCAGCCCCCTGCTGGGTCCCACCTCCTGCTGGGTGCTCTCAGTGCTGCTGCACTCCTCCTTGAGATTCTCCTCATCCGAGCGCTCCACACTCTCCCACAGGCGCTGGGCGGCGCCTCCAGGCTCCTCGCTGCCGCGCCCCAGGGCCCCAGTGCCCGCCGCGAGGCCTCGTGAGGGCCTCCGGCCGGCCAGGGCCAAGGCTGCGGCCGCCTCCCCTATGCTGGGCAGCTCCCCGGCCTCAGGTCCCCCGTCAGCCCGGCTGTACTCGGCGCACAGGTTCAGGATGGTCTCCAAGCGCTGGCGTTCCTGGGAGGGCAGACAGAGCAGGGCATGAGCGGACGGTCCTGGGGCCAGGAGGCTGCCCAGAACCAAGCTCGGCATCTTGTCAGGAGCTTGGATGCGGTCGCTAGGAGCTCAGACTCAGAATCAAATCAGGAGAGACCCGGCCCCAACGTCTGGGGAGGCTGATGGAGGGAGGGCGGGTGCCCCCGAGGCAGGCGAGGGGAACCAGGCTGTGTGCCCCCTGCCCAGGTGACCAGCAGCTCCTGCCTTCCTGTCTCCCTTCTCGTTCTGCCCCAAGGTGGGTTTACAGGGACACACTCAGGAGCGCACACTGGTGAGCACGTTCTCACTAAAGACCATGGTGAGAAAACAGACAAACACTTCCGGTGTTCGGGCTGACACGGATACACGTTGATCCAAAGACGCCGGGACCCACAGAGACACCCCAACACAGCAGCGCTGACACACAAGGACACAGCACGAGCCCCGGCCTGCAGCAACAGGCAGGCGCACACAAAGCCACCAGCCCTGACACGCACGGACGCACACTGGCACACACTCACACGGATAAGCACAGTCTAGCACACAGACAGGTGGGCGCCCACACAGACGCGGCTGGGACGCAGACGTGGGGGCCCACAGGGCCTGGCACGGTGCACACAGCGAGGCGCTCAGTGCACGCACACCCTGCCGCGGCCCTACTCCCGTCTCAGCTCCCCGCCACCTCCTGGCAGCTCTCGGCTCCCTGCCAGCACGGGGAGCTGCTGCCCGGGTCCCTGGCCCAGCCACTCCATCTGCCCCGTCCCTGTACAAAGCCCACCCAGACACCTCCCAGGGCCCTTAGAGGTGAAGACGGGACAGTACAGGCATGCCCCATCTCCCACTCATTACACCCCAGACTTGGCGCCTCCCCGAGGCTCCCTTGACTCCCTGGCATCCCACCACCTCTGGTGTCTCTCACCACGGTTTGGTCAGGACCCCCTCAGACACTTACCCAGCTTCCCTCCTGCTGCTTGCCCAGTTCCATGGCACGAAAACCAGGAACCGAGTCTCAGCACCCAGGAGGCTGGGCCagcgcccccgcccctgccccaggACACAGATAAGCAGCCCGGTTGGGGTGGGAGGAGCAGGGCAGGCAGCCTCCAGATTTAAAGTGGCAGGTGGGGCAGGTCAGGGCTGGTGAGgcacctgggggtggggtggcgcgGTGGGGGAAGGCTGAGTGGAGTTAAAGGAGGCTGGGCCCACCACTCTGCCTGCTCCAGGCTCATTGTCCCCCTTCCAGGATGAGACCCCAGGGCGGGTCTAGCATTCTCATCTAGGCCAAGGCCAAAACATAGAAGCTACGGCCGTGGAAGAGAGTGGGGGGCCCTGCCTCGTCCTTCCCGACGCCacccccccagcacacacaccgTCCCACACCCTCACCTCACCCAAAGCTGTCCCAGCCTCTTTCTTCCAAAAGGGCTCCAGACAAACCTCCTCTGTTCTGACTCTCCTCCTTAAACCAATCCTTGGGTCCCAGGGCCCCAGGGACCCTGCCCTCCTGCTCACAAGGGAGAGAGGGTAGGAGCTATTTCCCTGTGCATCTGCTCCAGGGTACAGACGACAGCCAGAGCCCCCATGCTCCCTGTGCTATCTGGGGAATCCCAGCCCCCAGCCAGCTCAGATGCCATCTCCAGGACAGCTGCCCAGAGCCACACCCAGCCCCCAAATACacccatgcatgcatgtgtgtgcgcgcacacacacacacacacaattactaTCACACAGACTGGCCACGGATCAGCCAGGGCTGCCTATCATGTTTTCTGCTTCTCCCCCCATCTCCAGATCCTGCATAGGCCAAGGTGAGCAGCTCCCACCCACTGAGAGAGGCCAAAGAGAaacaaatggcagcccactccagtatttttgcctggaaaattccatggacaggtagtctggcaggctacagtccatggggtcataaagagtcggacacaactgagcgactaaacgacCACAACAACAAAGGGAAGCAAGAAAACAGGACCAGaggcttttttaaagaaaagcctggagaagacaggagagaaagacaggaggtatgggttccaagtccagttctgcCAGGacgtgctgtgtgaccttgaacaaatccACTCCCCTCTCTGGACTCAAACTTCTAATCATTAAGCCCTGCGTTCTCAAACTGAGAGGTACCAAGCTTCATCCTACACATGGTGTGCTTTCCTAGAGCTTCCCTGTATTCCAATAAATCATGTGAAACGTTAACTTATACATGAAAACAAACACTGTGTTacagaataaatgaaaagttaGCATGCATTTGAAGTAACCTTAGAGACTTCAAAGGAAGTTCAGGGGACCAAAGCTTTGGCATCCAGGTCACTGCACTGTATCCTGGAAGTGGAgaagcctgggaagcccaggctctGTCCACGTGCCCCTCCCTCCTTGCCAGCCGGCCCGCCCACACTCTGGCAGAGCCCCTGTCGTGATGCCCACAGCCTCCCTGGCACGCGCTCACCAGCCTCTCCATCTCCTGCTCCCGAAGCCGCTCTTGGCGCTGCCGCCGATGGTACTCCAGGAGGTCATCCTCATTGTCACTGATCTCCGTGATGCTGTTTTTCCGCTCCCGGGTGACAGGCACGCGCAGGTCCCCGCTGGAGAGCTTCCTCTGGGCGCGGGGGCTCTGGCGGGGTGAAGCCCCAGTCAAGGAGCCCAGACTGTAAGCCGGGCTCAGCCTGCCGCTGAAGCTGCCCTTGCGGGGTGCTAGGGACTCCCCGAGTGTGGGCGAGGGGCTCCGTGTCCTACGGCCCCGGGCCCCCAGCGTCAGGGAGAAGTCCTCTGGTGAAGCCCCGTGGGCTGCCCAGCGCCTGGGGCGGGGGCTCTCTGCCACTTCCCTGGTTAGTTTGGGATCTGGGGTGGTCCGGGCGGGCACGGGGGAGAGAGCCCTGCGGGACAGAGATGGGCTCAAGGGAGGCAGTTCTCTCATGCTGTCCAGGCCCCGCCGGCCTAGGCGGGGGCTCTCTGGAGGCTGCAGGGTGCGTGTGGCTGAGCCATCCGAAAATGTTCGGCCCACCAGCTGGCGTGAGGGGCTGGTGGTCAGCACCCGCTCAGCGCCTGGCGGCTCCCGGAAAGGGCTGGGAGGGCGGTCCTGGAGCGTGCCAATCTTGTTTCGGGGAGCAGGGACTGGCGGCTGGAACTTGGGGCTGCCAGGAATGCTGGTGGTTGGGCCCCGGGCACCGGAAGCCGGGTATTCACTCAGGCTGATCGCCACCACGGGCAGCTGCCCACCCGGCCGTGGGCTCTCTGTGGCTCTGCGGGCTTCGGCCAGAACGGTGGCTGCAGGGCTGTCTGTCAGCAGACCTCGGAGACCAGGGCTGGGAGGCCTCTCGTGACCCCCCTTCCTGCCCAGCCGAGGGCTCTCAGAGGGGCGAGCGCCGCTCGGTCGGGACTGCGGGGGCTGCAGGGCCAGATGGTAGCTGGAGGACCGGGCGGGCACCAGCGGGGGCAGGGAAGGTGCTGGTTCCTGCCCACTGGGTGAGTGGCTGGCACAGCTCCCACTACTGGCTGGCGAGGAGAGTGGAGAGAAGGCCGGAGAAGTGTTCTCATAGCTGGAGCCCACAGACATGGCACCCGGGCTGGTTGGGGGGGACAGCAGGTAGCGCCCGCCATTGGCCATTGGTGAGAGTGGGGACGTTGCGGCAGGCTTCTTGCCAgcagctccaggctcctctagcaCCAGTGAGTCCATGATTTCCTGCAGGTCCTTCTCAATAGAGCTCACCAGGGAACTGTGGCTGCCACAGGCAGAGGGTCCCCGGGTTGCATGCTGTGGGGTGTGGTTCCCATTCACCAGGCTTTCTGATTCTGTGAAGGGAATGCAAACAGCCTCAGGCCCCATCTTCACCTCCTGGGCCCTAGGGAGCTTTATATACAAAAGAGCCAGCGCCCCCCACCTCCTGCGAGCAGGGCGGGACTGCCAAGGCCCTGGAAGAGCAGCCTGAAGGCCCTGGAAGAGCAGCCCGGAGGTCCTGGGGCCAGCCCTGCCACTGACTGCTGCTGCACCACCTTCCCCAAATCGCCTGCCCTTGGTTCTGCCTTCTCTAAAGGAAGAGGGCTCTTCCGGCTCTAACATTTTATGACTTAGGACAGAGCTGGCAACAGTGCCAGGCACTTTTAGGTTCCTCCCCGTCTTGGTTTCCCCAACCTCCTTGACCTCTCCATCAGAAAGGCAGGCACGCATTCTACAAAGAGCAGCGGGGCATGCTAGGGAGCGGGCCAGAAGTTCCAGGGGGTCCCCGTTTATTAGGACATTAGCGCCTCCCAACACGCagcagagacccaggaaaacacacacacacacacattgcctcCAGGACTGGGTGACGGTGTGTGCGGCAGCACTTTATCCAATCAGAGGCAAGGGAGGGGCCTGGCCCTGAAGGCCAGTTCCTGGAAGCCAGGCTGGCCAGCAACTAGATGCAGCTTAGGGCCTCCAATTAGACCATTAAGCCACACCAGCAAGAGCCTGCTTttgccctgccccagccctcgTCAACCAACCAGGAGTCTCTGGAACCACTGTCCCAAACAGCTGAGGGAGTGGCATGACAATCTAAAGTAAGGTAAAGCCACCCAGGGAGTGGACTGGGAACCCAAGCTTCTGAGCCCCCAAGGGCCTAGTAtacaggaggcagaggagaagggaaagcctctGCAAGCCTGAGTCTGGTCCAAAATTATGGGGGCTGTGTGGGACCAAGGAAGAGGAGTTGCCATGGATACTGGTGATCCCAGTGACCACCCATCTTTCCTCATATCCCCAGGCAATCCATAGAAACCACTGATGCCAGCCCACTAGATGTCCCTAACACACATACCCACCTGTCCCAGCACCACGATGACCCCTGTCACCCCACAGCCATCTGAATGCCTGTGCAAAGTCTGGGGTGGCAGGCGTATGGGCAGCCTTCTGgtctgcaccccacccccaaggCAGCTGGGCTGAGTGGGGGGCTGTGCTGGTTCCCTGGGACAATCACCAACTCTCCTCTAGGGATCAATAATTCACACACAAAGTGCAGCTGCTCCACTGAGTCATCAGCTGGCATGGCATGGCATGGcatggcctgggggtggggcagagccCAAAGATACGATCACAAGCAGGTGGGAACCCCCCCCAGAGCTTACAGCATCTCAGTCTGATGCTTCCTTCTGCCCCCTCAGGCCGCCCTCAAGGGTGAGGATCCCTGGTGGTGACATATGAGGGTCAGGGTCCCAGACACTGAGGTGACACCGTCCAGGGCAGTGGGACACAGGCTGGCAGAGCCCCCCCCATCCCTCAGACACATGATTCTCCCCAGTTCCAGCCAAGCAGCACTTCTTGGATCTCTCCCCGTGGCCAGACTGCCTGGCACTCTCCCCCAGCGGCCCATGGCAGGTGGCAGCAAGCCCAGATCATGGCTATTGTCTCGCCCTGACACTACAAGTGTGGCTGGAGTGGGCAAGGGGGAGGACTGTCCACGGGGTGCCACCAAACCAGCCACCTGCCCCAACTGGGTACCTACCTGGGCCAGGACCATAGGGGGGGCCAGGGGCCCGGCCCCCTGCCGGGATCATGCTCTTCATCCACTTGGCTTCAGCTGGGTGATTAAAGCGGAGGAAGGTGGACTGACCCAGGCACAACATGCAGCCTGCAGAGAAAGCACACGCTcagaggggcagggcagggctgaggcAGCCTTTAGCCCGCAGCACCTGCAGGCTCACCCAGGCTCCGAAGAGCCATCCCCACCTGCACTCCCAGCGGCCACATGGTCCACCCCTGACTCAGCCCATGCCTGAGGCCCCAGCCTGGCTCCACAGCACACAGCCGAATGGAAAGAGCACTGGCTTCTAAGTCCCAGTCCTAAATTTTCTTCATTACCACCTGTGAGATCTTTGGGGAAGGTCACTTCACCTCCCTGAGTCTAATTCTCTCAGCAGAAAAATGAGAACAATACCACTGACTTGCAGAGTTAAGAGACAGTGTATGTCAATGCTCTGTCAACGGAGAAGGTTCTCTAGAGAACACAGACCCTCACATGCCCCCACCCAACATGGACTCATGATCCATCTATCTGCCACTTGGGTGGAAGGGCCAGTTCAAGAGGCGGCAACTTCTAGGATCACAAACAAGCTCTGAGATAGGAAATGGGGAAACACACCATGGATCCGTCAGATGCACCGGCCACCCTTTCTGACCATCGAGAGAGACTGCtaccctctctccctctgtcgAAGCATTCTGCGGCCTGACATTGTCCCACTCCGTGGACTCTCCTGCAGTGTAGCCAAGCCTAGGCCAATGGGCCCAGCCTCAGCCAAGCACATTCCCAGGCAGTAGACACAAGCCCAGTCCTGCCCAGGAAGTGCGAGTGCGTGGAAGGGGGAGGGCACAGGGGAGTCAGAAAACATAGCCAGGGGCACTAGGAGTGTGCATGGCAACAGGTGTGCCCACAGCACCTAACCCTGTCTGGCAGAGTTCCTCTTCCCGCCACACCAGGGGCTGGAGCGCTTCTGCCTAAGATGCTCTGTTGGGATAAGCCAGAGACCTGGAGCTCTCTACCACCCACCCTTCCAATCTGTCCACATCCTTGGCCCCTGGCCCCAGGCTCCTGTCTACCCAATCTGCTGCCACTTGGCACCCCAAGCTTCATGCCAGTCTGAGCTAAGACTGGCAGGGAATTCTACATTCCTGGACGCTGAGACAGTTCAACTCAGGCAGGCCACAGGGGCATGGGGCATCCCGGGCCATGTGGGGTACCTTGGCGGGCCCCCACACTGAGAAGCTCAGCAGTCTGTCAGGGGGATCCTAGGTATTGCCATGGATGGGGGGCTAGCAGGCTGAGAAGCCCACAGCAGATAACATAGTAGACAAAACCGCCCACTTCGCTGGTATACCCACAGGCCCTCCCAGGCGGGCGGGCACAAACAATTCTAAAGGCTGATGGGTGGTTAGGAAAGGAGGGAGACTTCCCTGCCAAGCCACCAATCAGAGGAGCTGATCACAGAGTAATTATAACCGGAATAAATATTAGCCAGCCACACCGTCCACCTAATTACAACCACAGCTGTTTCAGACAGAACCCTGCCATTCCCATCCCCCTCCTTCCAGCCATTTAACAAGCTAATTAATGATGAGTTCGCAGGGTCTAGACAGACCCACTCAACCCTGGGTTgactggggggtgggtgggggcagagtGGGGCAGCTCAGGAGCCTGACCACACAGTCCAgactgggaaggactggggagtCTGGGTGGATTCCAGCCCATCAGTGCCAGGCCCACCCAAGGAGGCTGTAGGCAGGTAGGGACCCTAAGCTCTGGCTCCTCTAGCTGTGAGTCCCCTGTCCCTCCTCTGCCCCTCACCCTCCTCTATACAAGGGGTGTGgccatgctgcctcctgggctatAAATAGGTGATGCCAGGCAGCAGAGCTGGATCTGTATTAATAGAGCAGGCAGCAGGGCAGCAGGACTGATTGTAGCCCAGCTCCTGCCCAAATTAACTTTCTATTTGCACTCAGGGGCCCCAGGCATTACCCCTACTCTTGTCCCGTTTCCCCAGGGGCCTGGTCAGCCTGTTTCTGGGAAGAAACCTTCTCTCTGCTCACTCCTGCCCTGCACTGCCAAAGGTCAGCCCATGCAGGAAACCCCAGAACCCCTCCTCATCCAGGCAAAGTTGCGTTCCTGTCCCCCCTCCGCAAAGGGGCTCAGGGCCCAGCTGCATGCAGGTGGGTAAAGGAGCTGCACATCTGGAGGGGAAGAAACCCGGCCAAGGAGAGGGTGGGTCCTTTCTCTGAGAGATGCACCCTGCACACAAACACACCTACACACtcagaaacacacagacacactcagaaaCACACAGACATACTCAGAGACAGCAGACAGGCTCACACACTCAGAGCAACAGTCAACTGCCCTGCTGGCCACACAAACAGAATGAACTGGCCGAAAGGAGGCTGGGTGTGGGGAAGACCAGAGAAAGGGCCTTGGCCCCTTCCATCAGAGACCCCTCTTCGCTGTAAGACAGGCTCCCCTAGTCCTAACCAGGAGCCCTCTACCCCATGGAGAGGCAGGTCCCACGGAGGCGACCACCGAGCGCGGGGTTGGGAAAGATGAAGCCTGCCCCGCTGAGGAGTGGCCCCGATCCCAGACGCCCCACTTGGATATGTTCAGGGCtcgctctctgtgtgtgtgtctctctctctctctctcacacacacacacacacacacacacacacccgagtCTCGCAGCCTCAGGCTCCCAAAGTGGGGCTGGGGACCCGATCCCCCTCCTGGcatgcctccccaccccctcgaCGCCCCTCCCAGCCCGAGCTGCTCCTCGCCAGGCTGCCGGGGCTGCGGCGGCCGGGGGCCTGAGGACTCACCACCGAATTCGGACCTCCGCACGGCTCGCCCCCGCTAGCCCCGGCCCTGCAGGTCCCCGGCCCGCCCCGGGCCTTTGAGGGGGCGGGCCGACCTCCAGCCGCCGGCTCCCGGCT
This portion of the Capra hircus breed San Clemente chromosome 15, ASM170441v1, whole genome shotgun sequence genome encodes:
- the PHLDB1 gene encoding pleckstrin homology-like domain family B member 1 isoform X3, yielding MDTLNRNQVGPGCKTPGLVQKGPLDLIETGKGLKVQTDKPHLVSLGSGRLSTAITLLPLEEGRTVIGSAARDISLQGPGLAPEHCYIENLRGTLTLYPCGNACTIDGLLVQQPTRLTQGCMLCLGQSTFLRFNHPAEAKWMKSMIPAGGRAPGPPYGPGPESESLVNGNHTPQHATRGPSACGSHSSLVSSIEKDLQEIMDSLVLEEPGAAGKKPAATSPLSPMANGGRYLLSPPTSPGAMSVGSSYENTSPAFSPLSSPASSGSCASHSPSGQEPAPSLPPLVPARSSSYHLALQPPQSRPSGARPSESPRLGRKGGHERPPSPGLRGLLTDSPAATVLAEARRATESPRPGGQLPVVAISLSEYPASGARGPTTSIPGSPKFQPPVPAPRNKIGTLQDRPPSPFREPPGAERVLTTSPSRQLVGRTFSDGSATRTLQPPESPRLGRRGLDSMRELPPLSPSLSRRALSPVPARTTPDPKLTREVAESPRPRRWAAHGASPEDFSLTLGARGRRTRSPSPTLGESLAPRKGSFSGRLSPAYSLGSLTGASPRQSPRAQRKLSSGDLRVPVTRERKNSITEISDNEDDLLEYHRRQRQERLREQEMERLERQRLETILNLCAEYSRADGGPEAGELPSIGEAAAALALAGRRPSRGLAAGTGALGRGSEEPGGAAQRLWESVERSDEENLKEECSSTESTQQEHEDAPGAKLQGEVLALEEERAQVLGRVEQLKVRVKELEQQLQESAREAEMERALLQGEREAERALLQKEQKAVDQLQEKLVTLETSIQKERDKEAEALETETKLFEDLEFQQLERESRVEEERELAGQGLLRSKAELLRSIAKRKERLVVLDSQAGQIRSQAVQESERLARDKNAALQLLQKEKEKLAMLERRYHSLTGGRPFPKTTPTLKEVYRSKMDGEATSPLPRTRSGPLPSSSGSSSSSSQLSVATLGRSPSPKSTLLAQNGTSSLPRNLAATLQDIETKRQLALQQKGQQVIEEQRRRLAELKQKAAAEAQCQWDALHGAAPFPTGPAGFPPLMHHSILHHLPASRERGEEGEHAYDTLSLESSDSMETSISTGGNSVCSPDNMSSASGLDMGKIEEMEKMLKEAHAEKSRLMESREREMELRRQALEEERRRREQVERRLQSESARRQQLVEKEVKMREKQFSQARPLTRYLPIRKEDFDLKTHIESSGHGVDTCLHVVLSSKVCRGYLVKMGGKIKSWKKRWFVFDRLKRTLSYYVDKHETKLKGVIYFQAIEEVYYDHLRSAAKSPNPALTFCVKTHDRLYYMVAPSAEAMRIWMDVIVTGAEGYTQFMN